The following proteins come from a genomic window of Paenibacillus spongiae:
- a CDS encoding AAA family ATPase produces the protein MRKYMKEIVIGFVPVLLIFLQFFVEVNVIPIILAAVILGGLLFMVRTRGNLAAVGGDRRTKARPTVQLSFDEIGGQERAKQELIEALDFLVHEEQIKKFGIRPLKGILLTGPPGTGKTLLAKAAAQYTNSVYVTASGSEFVEMYVGVGASRIRDIFKEARQKATKAGLGSAVVFIDEIDVIGGKRDGGQHREYDQTLNQLLTEMDGIHTSETPRILLIGATNRKEMLDNALLRPGRFDRHIAVDLPDKKGRSHILNIHARNKPLADDADLDKVAAESFGFSGAQLESVMNEAAIYAMRDDTEAISHRHLSMAIDKVMMGEKTDREATKEERERVALHELGHAITAELVRPGSVSQVALSPRGQALGYVRHNPQQDRYLYTREFLEGQIMIALGGAAAEEMFYGGRSTGSRGDFDQAMSIVRTMVESGLTEMGIVDNSMMTPDKWAHVNGEILDGLFDRVRQLLDEQRVVFEKSLDVLVREETLGGDRFRELLASAGTPVNQASA, from the coding sequence ATGCGTAAATATATGAAAGAAATTGTTATCGGCTTCGTCCCGGTTTTGCTCATTTTTCTCCAGTTTTTTGTCGAGGTGAACGTCATACCGATCATTCTGGCGGCCGTCATTCTCGGCGGCTTGCTGTTCATGGTCAGAACGCGGGGCAATTTAGCGGCAGTTGGCGGCGACCGCCGGACGAAAGCCCGGCCGACTGTCCAGCTCTCTTTCGACGAGATCGGCGGTCAGGAAAGGGCCAAGCAGGAGCTGATCGAAGCGCTTGATTTTCTCGTTCATGAGGAACAAATTAAGAAATTCGGCATTCGCCCGTTGAAAGGGATATTGCTGACCGGACCTCCGGGAACGGGGAAGACGCTGCTGGCCAAAGCCGCCGCGCAGTACACCAATTCCGTCTATGTGACGGCATCGGGGTCGGAGTTCGTCGAGATGTATGTCGGCGTGGGCGCAAGCCGCATTCGCGATATCTTCAAGGAAGCCAGACAGAAGGCGACGAAGGCGGGCTTGGGAAGCGCAGTCGTCTTCATCGATGAAATCGATGTTATCGGCGGCAAAAGAGACGGCGGGCAGCATCGCGAATACGATCAGACATTGAACCAGCTGCTCACCGAGATGGACGGCATTCATACGTCGGAAACGCCGCGAATCCTCTTAATCGGGGCGACGAACCGCAAGGAGATGCTGGATAACGCCTTGCTGCGTCCGGGCCGGTTCGACCGTCATATCGCCGTCGATTTGCCCGATAAAAAGGGCCGCTCGCATATATTAAACATTCATGCCCGGAACAAGCCGCTAGCCGACGATGCGGACCTGGACAAGGTTGCTGCGGAGTCGTTCGGCTTCTCAGGCGCACAGCTTGAGAGCGTCATGAATGAAGCGGCAATTTATGCGATGCGTGACGATACGGAAGCGATCTCGCATCGGCATCTGTCGATGGCGATCGATAAAGTGATGATGGGCGAGAAGACGGACCGCGAGGCGACGAAAGAAGAGCGTGAGCGTGTGGCCTTGCACGAGCTGGGGCATGCTATTACGGCCGAGCTTGTCAGACCTGGCAGCGTATCGCAGGTCGCGCTGTCCCCGCGCGGACAGGCGCTTGGGTATGTGCGGCATAACCCGCAGCAGGACCGCTATCTGTATACGCGCGAATTTCTTGAAGGGCAAATCATGATCGCCCTCGGGGGAGCGGCGGCTGAAGAAATGTTCTACGGCGGCCGCAGCACGGGCTCCCGCGGAGATTTCGACCAGGCGATGAGCATCGTCCGGACGATGGTCGAAAGCGGATTGACCGAGATGGGGATTGTTGACAATTCGATGATGACCCCGGACAAGTGGGCGCATGTGAACGGCGAAATACTGGACGGGTTATTCGACCGGGTCAGACAGCTTCTGGACGAGCAGCGTGTCGTGTTCGAGAAGTCGCTGGACGTGCTCGTACGGGAAGAAACGTTAGGCGGCGACCGGTTCAGGGAGCTCCTTGCATCCGCCGGGACGCCAGTCAATCAGGCATCGGCGTAA
- a CDS encoding 3-hydroxyacyl-CoA dehydrogenase family protein encodes MTQLIVRKVGVIGAGTMGQGIAEMLAFHGLDVYIYEHLEDRQSHALAMIEQSLDKQIEKWAITRSEKKLVTSRLHIAESLSSMHDCELVIETITEDLDSKKAVFEELDRICGPDVILASNTSTLSLTELASVTAYPERVIGMHFVYPVMKTDLVEIVRGLKTSDDTFSRTKHFVEVIIQKKGVMVFESPGFVTTRLICLFINEALHVLEEGVASAEDIDSAMRIGYSFQNGPFEMADRFGLDSILAALERMFREYGELKYRPSIVLKKMVRAGQLGAKSGVGFFHYDKDGNRI; translated from the coding sequence ATGACACAATTGATAGTACGTAAAGTAGGCGTTATCGGAGCCGGTACGATGGGCCAAGGTATTGCGGAGATGCTTGCCTTTCATGGGTTGGATGTATATATATACGAGCACTTGGAGGATCGCCAATCACATGCTTTGGCTATGATTGAGCAGAGCCTGGACAAGCAAATCGAGAAATGGGCGATAACCAGATCGGAGAAGAAGCTGGTCACCAGCCGGCTTCATATCGCAGAGAGCCTCTCATCCATGCACGATTGCGAGCTTGTGATCGAGACGATAACCGAGGATCTGGACAGCAAGAAGGCTGTATTCGAAGAGCTGGACCGAATATGCGGTCCGGATGTCATCCTGGCCAGCAATACTTCGACGTTAAGCTTGACGGAGCTTGCCAGTGTTACCGCTTACCCGGAAAGAGTAATCGGCATGCATTTCGTCTATCCGGTCATGAAGACGGATCTCGTTGAAATCGTGCGCGGGCTGAAAACGTCAGACGATACTTTTTCGCGGACAAAGCATTTTGTCGAGGTTATCATCCAAAAGAAGGGCGTCATGGTATTCGAATCGCCTGGTTTTGTAACAACGCGTCTCATTTGTCTATTTATCAATGAAGCCTTGCATGTGTTGGAGGAAGGGGTTGCTTCCGCCGAAGATATTGACAGCGCAATGAGGATCGGGTATTCCTTCCAGAACGGGCCGTTCGAGATGGCCGACCGTTTCGGACTCGATTCGATCCTTGCCGCACTGGAGCGGATGTTCCGCGAATACGGGGAATTAAAGTATAGACCTTCGATCGTATTGAAGAAGATGGTTCGTGCCGGACAACTCGGCGCAAAGAGCGGAGTCGGATTTTTTCATTATGATAAGGACGGGAATCGCATATGA
- a CDS encoding acetate kinase — protein MIILVMNAGSSSLKYQLYDMLDESVLAKGRVERIGLDASIITHEPTNKPEVRQVKEILDHTTGVKRVIELLTHPEHGVLKSMNEIKAVGHRVVHGGESFKHSTIVDDNVKLEIRKLFDLAPLHNPPAMMGITAVETNLPDVPQTVVFDTAFHQTMPQETFLYPIPMVLYRRHKIRRYGFHGTSHDYVSRQAAAKLGKPLESLKMITCHIGNGASCTAILHGKSYDTSMGLTPLEGLMMGTRSGDLDPAIVPFTMDKEDLTLNEVSSMLNKHSGLQAISGLSSDMREITEAMQEGNKQAKLAFDMYMYRLRKYIGAYAAAMNGVDALVFTAGVGENSVITRQSVCEGITFLGIELDRARNEERSNESRLISTDESRVAVLVVPTNEELLIARDTYQIMMEQGKDSGIVEIEA, from the coding sequence ATGATAATCTTGGTTATGAATGCCGGAAGCTCATCGCTTAAATATCAGCTCTACGACATGCTTGACGAAAGCGTGCTCGCCAAGGGCAGGGTGGAGCGCATCGGCTTGGACGCCTCCATTATTACGCATGAGCCCACGAATAAACCGGAAGTCAGGCAAGTAAAAGAAATATTGGATCATACGACAGGGGTCAAACGGGTGATCGAGCTGTTGACCCACCCTGAGCACGGCGTGCTGAAATCCATGAACGAAATCAAGGCAGTCGGACATCGGGTGGTACATGGAGGAGAGAGCTTTAAGCATTCCACGATCGTAGACGATAATGTAAAGCTTGAAATCCGCAAGCTGTTTGACCTGGCGCCGTTACATAATCCGCCAGCGATGATGGGGATCACCGCGGTTGAAACGAACCTGCCGGACGTTCCGCAAACGGTCGTCTTCGATACGGCCTTCCATCAGACGATGCCGCAGGAAACCTTCCTGTATCCGATCCCGATGGTGCTCTACCGCCGCCACAAAATCCGCCGGTACGGTTTTCACGGCACTTCGCATGACTATGTGAGCCGGCAGGCGGCGGCTAAGCTCGGCAAACCGCTCGAGTCGTTGAAGATGATCACCTGCCACATCGGCAACGGGGCGAGCTGTACCGCTATTCTGCACGGCAAGTCCTACGATACCAGCATGGGACTTACGCCGCTGGAAGGTTTAATGATGGGAACACGCAGCGGAGACTTGGATCCGGCCATCGTGCCGTTCACGATGGATAAGGAGGACCTGACGCTGAACGAAGTGAGCTCCATGCTGAACAAGCATAGCGGGCTGCAGGCGATTAGCGGCCTCAGCAGCGATATGCGGGAAATCACCGAAGCGATGCAGGAGGGCAACAAACAGGCGAAGCTGGCCTTCGATATGTATATGTACAGACTTAGGAAGTATATCGGCGCTTACGCAGCGGCCATGAACGGCGTGGACGCGCTGGTCTTCACTGCGGGTGTGGGAGAAAACTCCGTCATCACCAGGCAATCGGTATGCGAAGGCATTACGTTCCTCGGCATCGAGCTCGATCGCGCCCGCAATGAAGAGCGCTCGAATGAGTCGCGCCTGATTTCGACGGATGAGTCGCGCGTCGCTGTGCTGGTCGTTCCGACGAATGAAGAGCTGCTCATTGCGAGAGATACGTATCAGATCATGATGGAGCAAGGCAAAGACAGCGGCATCGTCGAGATTGAAGCATAA
- the asnS gene encoding asparagine--tRNA ligase yields MKTLRTIKQVSEYAGEQVWIGCWLNGKRSSGKIQFLQLRDGTGYIQGVLVKSEVSEAAWESAQQLTQESSLYVRGTVREEPRSPSGYELLVEEVEIIQLTEDYPITPKEHGVDYLMDRRHLWLRTPKQRAILVIRAQIIRAIQQFFDERDFTLVDPPILTPSSCEGTTNLFHTKYFDDDAYLTQSGQLYMEAAAMALGKVYSFGPTFRAEKSKTRRHLIEFWMIEPEMAFVDLEESLRIQEQFVSHVIQSVLTHCRKELETIGRDISKLEAIQAPFPRMTYDDAIKLLQENGFDVPWGEDFGAPHETAIAEKFDRPVFITHYPASIKAFYMKPDPGRLEVVLCADMIAPEGYGEIIGGSQRIDDPQLLAERFGEHELSEEAYQWYLDLRRYGTVPHSGFGLGLERTVAWICGLDHVRETIPFPRLLHRLYP; encoded by the coding sequence ATGAAAACGTTAAGGACAATCAAGCAGGTTAGCGAATATGCCGGAGAACAGGTCTGGATCGGCTGCTGGCTGAACGGCAAACGTTCCAGCGGGAAAATCCAGTTTCTGCAGCTGCGCGACGGGACGGGATATATCCAGGGCGTTCTTGTCAAAAGCGAAGTGTCCGAAGCGGCATGGGAATCGGCTCAGCAGTTGACGCAGGAAAGCTCCCTGTATGTTAGAGGAACGGTGCGCGAAGAACCGCGCAGCCCGTCCGGCTACGAGCTTCTCGTGGAGGAAGTCGAGATTATCCAGCTGACGGAGGACTATCCCATCACGCCTAAAGAGCATGGTGTCGACTATCTGATGGACCGCCGCCACTTATGGCTGCGAACGCCGAAGCAGCGTGCCATTCTCGTCATTCGCGCGCAAATTATCCGCGCCATTCAACAGTTCTTCGACGAGCGCGACTTTACGCTCGTCGATCCGCCCATTTTGACGCCTTCTTCTTGCGAAGGCACGACGAATCTGTTTCACACGAAATACTTCGATGACGATGCGTACTTGACGCAAAGCGGACAGCTCTATATGGAAGCTGCCGCAATGGCGTTGGGTAAAGTTTATTCGTTCGGGCCGACGTTTCGCGCGGAGAAGTCGAAGACACGCCGCCACCTGATCGAATTCTGGATGATTGAGCCCGAGATGGCGTTCGTCGATCTTGAAGAAAGCCTGCGCATTCAGGAGCAGTTTGTTTCGCACGTCATTCAATCGGTCCTTACGCATTGCCGCAAGGAGCTGGAGACGATCGGCCGCGATATAAGCAAGCTGGAGGCTATCCAGGCCCCGTTCCCCCGCATGACGTATGACGACGCGATCAAGCTGCTTCAAGAGAACGGATTCGATGTGCCGTGGGGCGAGGACTTCGGAGCGCCTCATGAAACGGCAATCGCCGAGAAGTTCGACCGCCCTGTCTTCATTACGCATTACCCCGCTTCAATTAAGGCGTTCTATATGAAACCGGACCCGGGCCGGCTGGAGGTCGTTCTGTGCGCCGACATGATCGCGCCGGAAGGCTACGGCGAGATTATCGGCGGTTCGCAGCGGATCGACGATCCGCAGCTGCTCGCGGAACGGTTCGGCGAGCACGAGCTATCGGAAGAGGCGTACCAATGGTATTTGGACCTGCGCCGTTACGGCACCGTTCCGCATTCGGGCTTCGGTCTCGGACTGGAGCGGACGGTCGCCTGGATCTGCGGCTTGGATCATGTGAGGGAGACGATTCCATTCCCGCGCTTGCTCCACCGGCTCTATCCATAA
- a CDS encoding DnaD domain protein: protein MKQEMWKSYSRGMAAAMNSGSVVIPAGLLRAYKAIGLSDAEFLLLLQLLMFRQLEQIDFPTPEQLADRLGVTPKTAHQLLGRLIKEGLLTIDEEVDPLTGIRSECYNWDGWMLRSAEWLSDTARESMQNHREERDPEPKASDLFTVFEQEFGRPLSPMECETISAWLDQDKYPDELIRFALKEAVFAGKLHFRYIDRILIEWSRNRVTNTDEAKAHTQKFRGGR, encoded by the coding sequence TTGAAACAAGAAATGTGGAAGTCTTATTCACGGGGCATGGCTGCCGCCATGAACAGCGGCAGCGTCGTCATACCGGCAGGCTTGCTGCGGGCGTACAAGGCCATCGGATTATCCGATGCCGAGTTTCTGCTGCTGCTGCAGCTTCTCATGTTCCGGCAGCTCGAACAAATCGATTTTCCGACGCCGGAACAGCTTGCCGACCGGCTCGGCGTTACGCCCAAGACCGCTCACCAGCTTCTCGGGCGTCTGATCAAGGAAGGCCTGCTCACGATTGACGAGGAGGTCGATCCGCTGACGGGCATCCGCTCGGAATGCTATAACTGGGACGGCTGGATGCTCCGCTCGGCGGAGTGGCTGTCCGACACTGCCCGCGAAAGCATGCAGAATCATCGCGAAGAGCGCGATCCGGAGCCCAAGGCGTCCGATCTTTTTACCGTGTTCGAGCAGGAGTTCGGTCGCCCCTTGTCTCCAATGGAATGCGAAACGATCAGCGCTTGGCTGGATCAGGACAAATACCCGGACGAGCTGATCCGGTTTGCGCTGAAGGAGGCCGTTTTCGCAGGAAAGCTTCACTTCCGCTATATCGATCGCATTCTGATCGAGTGGAGCCGCAACCGCGTGACGAATACCGACGAAGCCAAAGCGCATACACAGAAATTTCGCGGCGGCCGTTAG
- a CDS encoding ABC transporter substrate-binding protein — MRIGKRSTTLAKWGIALVIMLLALTGCGAKEANEQNGEQGAAGNNAETPADNAADKPLTKVKVVLDWSPNTNHTGLYVARDNGFYKKHGLDVEIIQPGEAGADKMVATGAAEFGVSYQEGITQARIQGVPIVSIAAVIQHNTSGFASPADKNIKTPKDFEGKTYGGWGSPAEEAVIDSLMQEEKADAKKVKIVSTGDVDFFTAVKKNIDFAWIFYAWTGVEAELRGEKLNMVYLTDYSDKLDYYTPVLATNEKMIAENKDIVKAFVAGSAEGYKYAIEHPEEAAEVLIKAEPELKPELVRASQKWLSPKYQDDAPRWGEQKLEVWTNYAQWMFDHKLLDKELEADKAFTNEFLPE; from the coding sequence ATGAGGATCGGCAAACGAAGCACTACTTTGGCAAAATGGGGGATCGCACTCGTCATCATGCTGCTTGCGCTCACGGGCTGCGGCGCGAAGGAAGCGAACGAGCAAAATGGTGAACAGGGCGCTGCCGGGAATAACGCGGAAACACCCGCAGATAACGCTGCGGACAAACCGCTGACGAAAGTAAAGGTCGTGCTCGACTGGTCGCCGAACACGAATCATACCGGCCTGTATGTGGCGCGGGATAACGGATTTTACAAGAAACACGGACTGGATGTCGAAATTATTCAGCCTGGCGAAGCCGGCGCCGACAAGATGGTCGCTACTGGAGCGGCTGAGTTCGGCGTCAGCTACCAGGAGGGCATTACGCAAGCGCGCATTCAGGGCGTGCCGATCGTTTCGATTGCAGCAGTCATTCAGCACAATACATCGGGTTTCGCATCCCCGGCGGACAAGAACATTAAGACGCCGAAGGATTTCGAAGGAAAGACGTACGGCGGCTGGGGATCTCCGGCCGAAGAAGCGGTTATTGACTCGCTGATGCAGGAAGAGAAGGCCGATGCAAAGAAGGTGAAGATCGTCAGCACGGGGGACGTGGATTTCTTCACGGCCGTGAAGAAGAACATCGATTTCGCCTGGATTTTCTATGCTTGGACGGGTGTTGAAGCTGAGCTCCGCGGCGAGAAGCTGAACATGGTCTATTTGACCGATTACAGCGACAAGCTGGACTACTATACGCCGGTATTGGCGACGAACGAAAAGATGATCGCGGAGAACAAAGACATTGTGAAGGCGTTTGTGGCAGGCTCTGCCGAAGGCTATAAATACGCGATCGAGCATCCGGAAGAAGCGGCGGAAGTGCTGATCAAGGCGGAGCCGGAATTGAAGCCGGAGCTCGTGCGTGCCAGCCAGAAGTGGCTGAGCCCCAAATATCAAGACGACGCGCCGCGCTGGGGCGAACAGAAGCTGGAAGTCTGGACAAACTACGCACAGTGGATGTTCGATCACAAGCTGCTGGATAAAGAGCTGGAAGCAGATAAGGCGTTTACGAACGAATTTCTGCCGGAATAA
- a CDS encoding thiamine-binding protein, whose translation MANTLLSIQIIPHTPGGESVIPYVDRAIDIIKASGVPYRVAPLETTMEGELGELLAIVQRMNEAMTEMGCPSIISQIKVYHNPGSGASMDRLLEKYPDGQ comes from the coding sequence ATGGCCAACACGCTGCTTAGCATTCAAATCATACCTCATACGCCCGGAGGCGAAAGCGTCATTCCTTATGTGGACCGCGCCATCGATATTATTAAAGCATCCGGCGTTCCTTACCGTGTGGCACCGCTCGAAACGACGATGGAAGGCGAGCTCGGCGAGCTGCTGGCGATCGTGCAGCGGATGAACGAAGCGATGACCGAGATGGGCTGCCCGTCGATTATTTCCCAGATCAAGGTGTACCACAATCCGGGAAGCGGGGCTTCTATGGACCGCCTGCTGGAGAAATATCCCGATGGGCAATAG
- a CDS encoding ABC transporter permease: MGNRWFSLRKAGPPAAVLASLIVIWQAAVMLFGIEDYVLPSPLDIAKEFVSVAPRLFEHASATLGITLLGFAAGSAAGMLLAALLHLVPWVKAGFYPLLVLTQNVPVFVLINLFVIWFGFGMMPRVLLLMLVCFFPVAVAMLTGLTQADPKLVNYMKMIGATKRQLFWRLELPGSISYLFSGLKIAASYSVISAIYAESNGADKGLGKFIQLASNGWQTSRLFVGIVTIITISLLLFGAITIAEKLSVRWRVRSDEEAGR, encoded by the coding sequence ATGGGCAATAGATGGTTCAGCCTGCGCAAGGCAGGACCGCCTGCAGCGGTTCTCGCCTCGCTCATTGTCATCTGGCAAGCGGCGGTTATGCTGTTCGGTATCGAAGACTATGTGCTTCCATCGCCTCTGGATATTGCGAAGGAGTTCGTGTCCGTTGCACCGCGGCTGTTCGAGCATGCATCGGCGACACTGGGCATTACGCTGCTTGGATTTGCGGCGGGATCGGCGGCGGGCATGTTGCTCGCCGCTTTGCTGCATCTGGTTCCCTGGGTGAAGGCCGGCTTCTATCCGCTGCTCGTGCTGACTCAGAATGTTCCGGTTTTCGTGCTGATCAATTTATTCGTGATCTGGTTTGGCTTCGGCATGATGCCGCGGGTGCTGCTGCTTATGCTCGTCTGCTTCTTTCCCGTGGCTGTGGCCATGCTGACCGGACTCACCCAAGCGGATCCGAAGCTCGTCAATTATATGAAGATGATCGGCGCGACCAAACGACAGCTGTTCTGGCGGCTGGAGCTGCCGGGTTCGATCAGCTATTTGTTCTCGGGCCTGAAGATTGCAGCCAGCTACAGTGTAATCAGCGCTATCTATGCAGAGTCGAACGGAGCGGATAAGGGGCTGGGCAAGTTCATTCAGCTCGCTTCGAACGGCTGGCAGACGAGCCGGCTGTTCGTCGGCATCGTCACCATTATTACGATAAGCCTGCTGTTGTTCGGCGCTATTACGATTGCAGAGAAATTATCGGTACGCTGGCGCGTACGGAGCGATGAGGAGGCGGGACGATGA
- a CDS encoding ABC transporter ATP-binding protein, whose protein sequence is MTHHALEITGVSKTFTSGGSSKLVLEDATFHVKEGEFVSLIGPSGSGKSTLFHLIGGLEKPGSGEIRIGGRLIAPMERGLIAYMPQNASLLPWLSVARNIEMALEIAGIDRKEARNMARKWLTRIGLERDADSYPHALSGGMQQRVSFLRALLSPQPLMCLDEPFGSLDALTRQHMQTWLLSLWEEDRRSVLFITHSIEEALLLSDRILVLSTAPAKVIREIEVPFPRPRGEQLWSDPVFNELKREIYGLLTPAVQTGGRV, encoded by the coding sequence ATGACGCATCATGCTTTGGAGATCACCGGGGTTTCAAAGACCTTCACGTCGGGCGGCAGCTCGAAACTTGTACTGGAGGACGCTACCTTCCATGTCAAGGAAGGCGAATTCGTCTCGCTGATCGGCCCGTCCGGTAGCGGTAAATCGACGCTCTTCCATCTGATCGGCGGGCTGGAGAAGCCCGGTTCGGGCGAGATCCGGATCGGCGGGCGGCTTATCGCCCCAATGGAACGCGGATTAATCGCCTATATGCCGCAGAACGCCTCATTGCTCCCATGGCTGTCTGTTGCCCGGAATATCGAGATGGCGCTTGAGATTGCGGGAATCGATCGCAAGGAGGCCCGTAACATGGCGCGCAAGTGGCTGACCCGCATCGGACTGGAGCGCGACGCGGATTCCTATCCGCATGCTCTGTCGGGTGGCATGCAGCAGCGGGTTTCGTTTCTCCGGGCACTGCTGTCGCCGCAGCCGCTCATGTGCCTCGACGAGCCTTTCGGTTCGCTCGACGCACTAACCCGGCAGCATATGCAAACATGGCTGCTCTCGCTGTGGGAGGAAGACAGACGGTCCGTATTGTTTATTACGCACAGCATCGAAGAGGCGCTGCTGCTGTCCGACCGCATTCTCGTACTCTCTACCGCGCCGGCGAAGGTCATCCGGGAGATTGAGGTGCCATTCCCCCGCCCACGGGGTGAGCAGCTGTGGAGCGATCCGGTATTCAACGAGCTCAAGCGTGAAATATACGGCCTGCTCACGCCGGCAGTGCAGACGGGAGGGCGCGTATGA
- a CDS encoding TatD family hydrolase — MSSRNRNMDDADRRDRTPERGPVTNPQPAAGRWFDAHLHVDLYPEQEREPLLSEAFSGGTAGVVAVSMHLESSRLNQTLAGRFPGRVLPAYGFHPEQPLPDDASIQELLRWIRVRFASGERLAIGEVGLPYYTRTEAEAAGKPFAQEPYIALLEKFVRLASDMQLPIVLHAVYEDADTTLDLLERHHVRKAHFHWFKGSPDTIERMIAAGYYISITPDVLYEEEIQQLVKQYPLELMMTETDGPWPFEGPFAGERTEPLMVRHVAGKIAELKGIPEDAAEWRLYRNAASFYGFSTEG, encoded by the coding sequence ATGAGCAGCCGGAACCGGAATATGGATGACGCCGATCGCCGGGACCGCACTCCTGAAAGAGGTCCGGTAACGAATCCGCAGCCTGCTGCGGGGAGATGGTTCGATGCTCATCTGCATGTGGACTTATATCCCGAGCAGGAGCGGGAGCCGCTGCTGTCCGAGGCGTTCTCCGGCGGTACAGCGGGCGTGGTTGCCGTATCGATGCACTTGGAATCATCCCGCTTGAATCAGACATTGGCAGGCCGGTTTCCCGGCCGCGTCCTGCCTGCTTACGGGTTTCATCCCGAGCAGCCGCTGCCGGACGATGCCTCGATTCAGGAACTGCTTCGCTGGATTCGCGTTCGCTTCGCGTCCGGCGAGCGGCTTGCCATCGGCGAGGTGGGACTGCCCTATTATACGCGAACGGAAGCAGAAGCGGCGGGGAAGCCGTTCGCCCAGGAGCCCTATATCGCGCTGCTCGAGAAGTTCGTCAGGCTTGCTTCCGACATGCAGCTGCCCATCGTATTGCATGCCGTCTATGAGGATGCGGATACAACGCTCGATCTGCTGGAACGGCATCATGTGCGAAAGGCGCATTTTCATTGGTTTAAAGGTTCGCCGGACACGATAGAACGAATGATTGCAGCCGGGTATTACATCTCCATCACCCCCGATGTCCTGTATGAAGAAGAAATTCAGCAGCTTGTGAAGCAGTATCCGTTAGAGCTGATGATGACCGAGACCGATGGTCCATGGCCGTTCGAGGGTCCATTCGCCGGAGAACGGACGGAGCCGCTCATGGTTCGGCATGTGGCGGGCAAGATTGCGGAACTGAAGGGGATACCGGAGGATGCAGCGGAATGGCGGCTGTATCGAAACGCGGCGTCTTTCTACGGGTTTTCTACCGAAGGGTGA
- a CDS encoding AraC family transcriptional regulator, whose product MLRHLSPYVRVAMDHWLQLNAYIPDRAIWDYELLYVKQGELEVTVEDAVYRGAEGDVFLFKPKQRHSISVVGQAPVEQPHVHFDIIEAPDSRLIPVSFKPEEEMDQTELGWFRQDLLSGPELQLPNRIRLRSPKTFEKLLFTIIHEFRAQAPYADLRLKGLMLDLLVTLFRESHWHAGYDQPDRVTQLMNMKEYLNQHADRTVTLDEMSAHFHMNKRYLIGLFRQAFDQTPIQYHQQMRMEQAKNLLKYSQLSMQEMSEALGYPNLHTFSRAFKNNSGCSPSAYRTAFRHS is encoded by the coding sequence TTGCTCCGCCATTTGTCGCCATACGTTCGCGTTGCCATGGATCATTGGCTGCAATTGAACGCTTATATCCCCGACAGAGCCATATGGGATTATGAACTTTTATACGTGAAGCAGGGCGAGCTGGAAGTGACGGTCGAGGATGCCGTTTACCGCGGCGCGGAAGGCGATGTCTTCCTGTTCAAACCGAAGCAGCGGCATTCGATCAGCGTTGTGGGACAGGCTCCGGTCGAGCAGCCCCATGTCCATTTCGATATAATCGAAGCCCCGGACAGCCGCTTGATACCGGTATCCTTCAAGCCTGAGGAAGAGATGGATCAAACCGAGCTGGGGTGGTTTCGGCAGGATCTGTTGTCGGGGCCCGAGCTGCAGCTGCCTAACCGCATTCGGCTTCGCTCACCCAAAACATTCGAGAAGCTGCTGTTTACGATCATTCACGAATTCCGTGCACAGGCACCGTACGCGGATCTGAGGTTGAAAGGACTCATGCTCGATCTGCTCGTAACGTTATTTCGCGAATCGCATTGGCATGCGGGCTACGATCAGCCTGATCGTGTCACGCAGCTGATGAATATGAAGGAATATTTGAATCAGCACGCAGACCGGACCGTTACGCTGGACGAAATGTCCGCCCATTTTCATATGAACAAACGGTATCTGATCGGTCTTTTCCGGCAAGCCTTCGACCAGACGCCGATTCAATACCATCAGCAAATGCGGATGGAGCAGGCGAAGAACCTGCTGAAATATTCCCAGCTGTCGATGCAGGAGATGTCCGAAGCGCTCGGGTATCCGAATCTGCATACGTTCAGCCGCGCTTTCAAGAACAATTCCGGCTGCAGCCCTTCCGCTTACCGGACTGCGTTCCGCCATTCATGA